TTTCAGACTCTCTGCTGAGTCTTTTACCAATAGGGTATTAGTCCGCTCATCCACAGCAACACTGCCTCGACTCGACAGCAAACTGGAATCAGCGCCGCTGAGCAGTTCGGCAATATCCGTAGCCTTGGCGTAATTGATTTGCAAATATTCGGAATATAATGGTGCGAGTTCTTTTACTTCCTGCTGATTTTTAAGGTTCTGGCTTTCACGAATAGCAAGTTCTTCCGCTGGTGCAACCATCAAGATATTGCCTTCAATTCGCTTATCCAGCCCCTTGGTTTGCAGAATAAGATCCAGTGCTTGATCCCAAGGCACATCATCCAATCTCAGGGTAATATCCCCGTCAACTGTATCACTAGTGACTAAATTGAAACGATTATAGTCGGCAATAATCTGCAACACAGTCCGTACAGGAATACTCTGAAAATTCAACGATAACCGCTTACCGTCATAACTCTTTTCCGGCTTGGCTCCTACGGGGTTATCAGCAATCGGAGTAATATCCAAAACAAACTGATCACCCTGCTGTTGGTGGCGGAAATCATAGCCACCAGTTACATCGATCAACAATCGGGTGGTTAAATCATCCTGAAATGTCTCAAAGCTTTTTACTGGAGTAGCAAAATCCTGCACATCCATAACATATAACAATGGATCGGGAATAGCCGTATTAAAAAACTTCACTTCCAGCTTGGCACCAATTTGTTCCACATCCGCCGCCACAGATTCATTATCTAGTTGAACGATCAGTCTGCCACCACCTGCGGCATTACGACGAAAATCAATTTCAGTGACATTATTAATAAAGGACTTTTTCGCTACATCTCCAGCCAGCACAGCATCATTCAGCACCAGCCGGTAAATGTTTCCCTGCACACTGACTTGATAAGGCCGAATTTGTTCCATATTAACAGCTACCTGGAGCCGTGATGCTAACTGCTCTATCGCCAAAGATGACACCCCAAACTGTTCAACGGGTAACAGACTTTTATCCAATGCTGATTGGGTATCAGCAAAACTAAGCCGTAGTCGCGCGGGCGTGGTATCGATAGTCAGTTTAGGTTCAGAAATTGGCTCACTAAACACCAACTCCATCGTTAATTGCTGATCAATAATGGCATGATATTTTATATCAACCAGTTGATTGGCGAAGGATACGCCAGGCAGCAGCATGCTGCATAAGAGCCATCCCAACCAGTGGCGGGAGGATTTCCTTGGGGAAAGATTGTTCAAGACAGGAAATTCCATTCTACCTTCTTCCTTCACAGCTTATTCTGTGGTTAATTCCATGCTGCTGGCTCGTTCACTCCAGCATCCAGCACCGTCTGGGATAAGTTCTGTAATCGCAATTCTGCGGGGGCTGATTTGAATAATCTGGCCATGATAAAGCCCAAGATAATCGCCGATTCCAAGCCGGTAGACATTACCATCACCACTTTGTACCAATGCCCAGATATCTTCTCCCTGCTGCAATGTGCCGCGCATGGTTAAATTATCCAAAGCATAACTTTCTAACTGACCTTTACGACGTTGCACATCTGGTCGCAGGCAATCCCGCTCAGTTGCTACAACTTCTTCTGTTAACTCCCGTGATGGCGGTACAAACGGACTGCGTAGCAAACCAGCCTGATAACTAAAGTGCTGAAATTCAGGAGGCGGCTGCAAAGAAGGGATCCCGGCCACATGTTTTGTTTTAGTATCAGCAACAAACTGCTCTAGATCACTGCGGTCAGCAAAA
This region of Shewanella sp. NFH-SH190041 genomic DNA includes:
- a CDS encoding type IV pilus secretin PilQ, with the protein product MEFPVLNNLSPRKSSRHWLGWLLCSMLLPGVSFANQLVDIKYHAIIDQQLTMELVFSEPISEPKLTIDTTPARLRLSFADTQSALDKSLLPVEQFGVSSLAIEQLASRLQVAVNMEQIRPYQVSVQGNIYRLVLNDAVLAGDVAKKSFINNVTEIDFRRNAAGGGRLIVQLDNESVAADVEQIGAKLEVKFFNTAIPDPLLYVMDVQDFATPVKSFETFQDDLTTRLLIDVTGGYDFRHQQQGDQFVLDITPIADNPVGAKPEKSYDGKRLSLNFQSIPVRTVLQIIADYNRFNLVTSDTVDGDITLRLDDVPWDQALDLILQTKGLDKRIEGNILMVAPAEELAIRESQNLKNQQEVKELAPLYSEYLQINYAKATDIAELLSGADSSLLSSRGSVAVDERTNTLLVKDSAESLKNIARLVEVLDIPIRQVLIESRMVTVKDDVAEDIGIRWGITDQQGSKGTSGSLEGAGDIAGGTIPSIDDRLNVNLPAAVSNPASIAFHVAKLSDGTVLDLELSALEQENKGEIIASPRITTSNQKAAYIEQGVEIPYVESSSSGATSVTFKKAVLSLRVTPQITPDNRVILDLEITQDSQGKTVDTATGPAVAIDTQRIGTQVLVDNGETIVLGGIYQQNLISRVSKVPVLGDIPFLGFMFRNSTDKNERQELLIFVTPKIVTEEI
- a CDS encoding pilus assembly protein PilP, with product MVRQFLLGGALFLLTGCFADRSDLEQFVADTKTKHVAGIPSLQPPPEFQHFSYQAGLLRSPFVPPSRELTEEVVATERDCLRPDVQRRKGQLESYALDNLTMRGTLQQGEDIWALVQSGDGNVYRLGIGDYLGLYHGQIIQISPRRIAITELIPDGAGCWSERASSMELTTE